GTTCGGCTGAAAGCGTGAGCGTGCCTTCCGCGTTCTTGCCGCAGGCGAGGCGCTCCTCGGGCGTCTCGATGCCGTGGTCGACGGCGTTGCGAATGAGGTGGGTGAGCGGTTCGCCCAGCCGCTCGATCACGGTCTTGTCGAGTTCGGTGCTTTCGCCCGAGACTTCGAGGCGGACATGCTTGCCCGTGCTGGCCGAAAGCTCGCGCAGGATGCGCGGCACGCGGCTGAACACCGAGCCGATCGGCTGGGCGCGAATGGCCATCGCGCTTTCCTGAATGTCGCGGGTGAGGCCGTCGAGCACGGCGATTTCCTCGCTCGCGGCAAGGCCCTCGGTCGAGAGGCGCTGGGCCATCATCGCCTGGGCGATGACCAGCTCGCCCACGGCGTCGATCAGCTTGTCGAGCTTGGACAGTTCGATGCGGATCGACTGGCCGGGCGCGGGCGGGGCGGGCGGCGTGGCGGCGTTGGGATGCTGGGCGGCGGGGGCCGGGTGCGGCGCGGCTGCGGCCGCAGGGGGCGGTGGCGCAGCAGGCTGTGCCGGAGCGGTGGCCGGGGCCGCAGGCGATGACTTGGCGCCGGACTGGGAGGCAACGGGCTGGGTGGCCGGGGTTGCGGGCGCGGATGCTGCCGGGGCGGCCTTGGTCGGCAGGCGCACGGGCGGCATCGTGGCATCGGCGCCAATGGCGATCTCGCAATCGTCGCCGACGAAATCGAAGATGTCGCGAACCGATCCTTCGTCGACCGTGGCGGGCATGCGGAACGTCCAGCCCAGATAGCCGGTGCCCGGATCGAGCGCGTCGAGGTGGGGGACATGGCCCACGTCGCATTCGACGCAGGTGCCGCCCAGTTCGAGCACTTCGCGCAGCATCAGCATCGGTTCGCTGCCGTTGCGCATGGCCCCGGAATGGGTGCGGATCCTGACCAGCCAGGAGCCGCTTTCCTCCTCGCTGTCGCCGTTTTCGGCCCCATTTCCGGCCCCGTTCGCATCGGGGGATGCCATCGCCCCGGCGATGGAATCGAGCATCGAATCGAAATCGATGCCCATGTCGTCGTCATCGCTGTTGCTGGCCGGTTCGGGCGCGGCTGGGACCGGCTCGGGCGTGGCGTGCGCAGCAGGGGCGCTGCCCCCTGCATTGGCAGCCATCGCGGCGGTCAGTTCGGCCTGGAGGGCCACGTCGTCGGGCGTCTTGCCCAGCCCGCGCGCGGCGGCGACATGGTCGCTGAGCGTATCGAGCGCGCGCAGCAGAAGATCGACGAGCGGTTCGGTGATCGGCACGGTGCCGTCGCGCACGTCCGAGAGCAGCGTCTCGAACGTATGGGTGAACCCCTGAAGTGCGATATAGCCGAAGGCGCCCGCGCCCCCCTTGATCGAGTGGACCCCGCGAAAGACCGCGTTAACGGTATCGGCGTCCTGGGTGCCTTCCTTGCAGGCGGCCAGGCCCTGTTCGGCTGCGGCCAGCGATTCCTCGCACTCGGCGAAGAAGATGGCCTGGATTTCCTCGGCGTTCATGCCTCCGCTCCATCGAAAAGTTCGCGCTGGAGGCCGATCTGGGCAGCCGCCTCGCGCAGGGCCGGGGAAGGATCGATCACCGCGCCTTCGCCGCTGCGGCGCGCGCTCACCAGAACCTGGAACATCGCCTGCCCGATCTGGGTGCAGGCGCTGCCATCGATATGAATCGGGCCCGCGCCCAGCGCGGCGACCAGTTCGGGCAAAAGGGCCTCGGCGGCCGCGCGGTCGCAGCGGGGTGGCAGGGTGATCGTGGACATCTTCGGGTCTTCCCCTTTGCGCAAAGGCGTGGGTCAAAGGTGTGAGTCAAAGTCTCGGGTCGTCGCGGTCGTGATCGGAGCCGGTCCCATGGGGCGTGCAAACGGGGGAAAAGCGCCTTGGCGCGGGCCTGTCCGTCCTTGCGCGACGGCATGGGGGCCGGGCGTTCGGGCTAGGCTTAGCGGGCAATCCGAAAAGGGGCGCTTTCCGCCCTCTTAGGGTGAGATACCTAGGCACGGGGATGGAATTTGCACGCGCCTGCACGGGTAAGACCATGGTCAACACCAGATGACCCATGGCGCCGCCTGCGCGGTGGAAGCCCAGACGAAGGTTTTGCGATCCATGCATGAAGCACGTGTTCTTGTGGTGGACGATTCAGCGGCCATGCGCGCGCTGTTCTCGGACATCCTCGACCAGACCAAGAATGTCCGCGTCGTCGGCGCGGCCGCCAGTGCGGCCGATGCGCGCGAGCAGATCGCGGATCTCAAGCCCAACGTGATCACCCTCGATGTCGAAATGCCCGGCATGAGCGGGATCGATTTCCTTGAGGAGATCATGGAAAGCAGCCCGCTGCCCGTGGTCATGCTTTCCAGCCTTACGCAGGCGGGCACCGAAACCTCGCTCAAGGCTTTCGAGCTGGGCGCGGTCGAATGCTTCCCCAAGCCGCTCAAGGCCACGCCCGAACAGTTCGCCAAGACCGTGGGCAAGCTCGGCAAGATCGTGCTGGCCGCTGCCAATAGCAACGTGCGTGACCGCCACAAGCTTCAGGCCAAGCGCGAGGCCGCTGCCGCTGCTGCCGCCGAAGCGCCCCGCTTTGCCTGGAACGGACGCTTCGTGGCGTTCAGCGCCTCGATGGGCGGGATCGATGCACTCACCACGATTCTCGCCGACTGGCCCGATGAATGCCCGCCCACGGTGATCTGCCTCCAGACCGAACCGATGCTGGCCGAAACCTTCATCAAGCGCCTCGACGCCGACCTCAAGTGCTCGGTCAAGATTGCGCGCGATGGCGCCCCACTGGCGCAGGGCACGATCCACATCGCCGCCGATCCCGAGCGCCATGTCGTCGTCGAGCCCGGCCAGCCGCCCAAGATCCGCCTGATGGAACGCGAGCCGGTCGAAGGCGCGCGGCCTTCGGCCAACCTGCTCTACGGCTCGATCGCCCGCGCGGGCATTCCGGCGGTCGGCGCGCTGCTGACGGGCATGGGCAACGATGGTGCCAAGGGCCTCAAGCTCCTCCACGACAGCGGCATGGACACGCTGGTGCAGGACCCGAGGAGCGCGCTCGTCAGCGAGGCCCCGGCCGCAGCCATCGCCCTCGATCCCAGCGTCGCGCAAGTCCCGCTCGACGATCTGGGCGAGCGCGTGATTGGCCTGTGCAACCAGAGTTGAGGGGACCTGCGTTCTTTGGTGAAGCGCTTTTGGGCGAACGCCCCGGACCCGATCCGGGGCGTTTTTCATGTCCGGGGAGGCGGGCAAACCATGTCTGTCCAAAAAGAAAGGCCCGGCGCCGTGGCGCGCCGGGCCTTTTCCGCAAGGACACAGCCAGAAGGGGTCAGCTGGCCATCATCGCCTGGCGGATTTCGAGAAAGTCGGTGCGGATCGTCTCGATCCCCTTGGGGTTGAACTGGAGCGCGCTGTCGAGCACCGCGCGCCGCGCCGACTGGTAGAGCTGGATCAGCGCCTCGCCCGCCGGGCTGGTGCTGTCGACCCCCATCTGGAGCGCGGTGAGCGCCGAGACCGCGCGGGTGAGCGCGGCGCTCTTGGCGGCATTGTCGCCGCTCTTGTGGGCATAGATCGCCCGGCCGAGCGAGCCGGCCACCTGTTCGAGGCACAAGTCGACCAGCTGGCGCGGGTTGGCGCCCTTGACCCGTGCCTCGAAATCGACGCGGCGATAGGCCTCGCCCGGATCGCGCAAGGGCCGCATGTCAGTTCCCCGACTTGCCGTTCCAGGCGGTGATCTGCGCCTGGAGGAACGAGAGCGTGGACTGCGAGGACGAGACCCGCGAGGCCAGCTGGGCATAACGGCTGACCAGTTGCGTGCGCAGGGTTTCCTGCTTGGTCTGGAGGTCGCTCAACTGCTCGGTCAGGCTGGTCTGCCGCGTGCCGAGCGCGGTGATCACCCCGCCCAGCGAGCCCGGATCGCTGACCGAGGAGACCGACCGCGCCATGGAATCGAACGTCGCATAGACGCCGTAGAGCCCGTTGGTGAACATCGCGGCGGTGCCATCCGGGCTTGCGGTCATGGTTTTGTTCAGGACCGCGCTGTCGAGCGCGAAAGTGCCGTTGCGGTTGATCTTGAGGCCCAGGTCGCCCAGCGTGGAAGGCTGGCCGGGCGTGGCATTGGGCATGACCACCCGGCTCGACAGCGAGCTGAGCATCTGGCGCAGCGCGCGCGCGCCGGCATTGTTGGTGAGCGAGCCGGTATGGCGGTCGGTGTCGCTGTTGAGCTGGGTGACGATCTGGTTGAGCGCCTCGACAAGGTCGTTCATCGCCGTCTGCACCGCGCTGGCAGGGTCCGAATAGGAGATCGTCGTGGGCGATCCCGCATTCGTCCCGGTCAGCTTGAGGGTGAGGCCGGGCGCGGCATCGGTGATCGTGTTCGAGGTCGAGGTGCGCGCGACGCCATCGAGGACATA
The genomic region above belongs to Novosphingobium sp. IK01 and contains:
- a CDS encoding STAS domain-containing protein, translated to MSTITLPPRCDRAAAEALLPELVAALGAGPIHIDGSACTQIGQAMFQVLVSARRSGEGAVIDPSPALREAAAQIGLQRELFDGAEA
- a CDS encoding chemotaxis protein CheB, producing MHEARVLVVDDSAAMRALFSDILDQTKNVRVVGAAASAADAREQIADLKPNVITLDVEMPGMSGIDFLEEIMESSPLPVVMLSSLTQAGTETSLKAFELGAVECFPKPLKATPEQFAKTVGKLGKIVLAAANSNVRDRHKLQAKREAAAAAAAEAPRFAWNGRFVAFSASMGGIDALTTILADWPDECPPTVICLQTEPMLAETFIKRLDADLKCSVKIARDGAPLAQGTIHIAADPERHVVVEPGQPPKIRLMEREPVEGARPSANLLYGSIARAGIPAVGALLTGMGNDGAKGLKLLHDSGMDTLVQDPRSALVSEAPAAAIALDPSVAQVPLDDLGERVIGLCNQS
- the fliS gene encoding flagellar export chaperone FliS; the encoded protein is MRPLRDPGEAYRRVDFEARVKGANPRQLVDLCLEQVAGSLGRAIYAHKSGDNAAKSAALTRAVSALTALQMGVDSTSPAGEALIQLYQSARRAVLDSALQFNPKGIETIRTDFLEIRQAMMAS
- a CDS encoding chemotaxis protein CheA — translated: MNAEEIQAIFFAECEESLAAAEQGLAACKEGTQDADTVNAVFRGVHSIKGGAGAFGYIALQGFTHTFETLLSDVRDGTVPITEPLVDLLLRALDTLSDHVAAARGLGKTPDDVALQAELTAAMAANAGGSAPAAHATPEPVPAAPEPASNSDDDDMGIDFDSMLDSIAGAMASPDANGAGNGAENGDSEEESGSWLVRIRTHSGAMRNGSEPMLMLREVLELGGTCVECDVGHVPHLDALDPGTGYLGWTFRMPATVDEGSVRDIFDFVGDDCEIAIGADATMPPVRLPTKAAPAASAPATPATQPVASQSGAKSSPAAPATAPAQPAAPPPPAAAAAPHPAPAAQHPNAATPPAPPAPGQSIRIELSKLDKLIDAVGELVIAQAMMAQRLSTEGLAASEEIAVLDGLTRDIQESAMAIRAQPIGSVFSRVPRILRELSASTGKHVRLEVSGESTELDKTVIERLGEPLTHLIRNAVDHGIETPEERLACGKNAEGTLTLSAEHRSGRILIRIADDGRGINRERVLGKAIEKGLVAPDAQLTKEEIDLLIFAPGFSTAQVVSNISGRGVGMDVVRQNVKELGGRITIESEPGAGTTFTLTLPLTLAISDGMVVNVGDQTLVVPLANVVESLRPSPDEIKGLGNHRAMMNVRGRFIPVVPLHLAVNADGAVETPTEGVLIVVETEGAGRAALLVDSIVDQRQVVIKSLDTHYRSVEGVAGATILGDGRVALIVDVDGLVARSMAELGQIDLAAHGIHDLPAPHGPGGGTGPGSGSGLAQAA